Proteins encoded together in one Terriglobales bacterium window:
- a CDS encoding isocitrate/isopropylmalate family dehydrogenase: MPKYTVVTMPGDGIGNQVLPEAVRVLHAIGFDADYVHADIGWDCWINEGNALPQRTIDLLGKHKLGLFGAITSKPKREADAELKPQLRGKGLTYYSPIVTMRQRFGLDICIRPCIGFPGNPLNFIRKKPGGGYEEPHVNVVVFRQNTEGLYAGVEWTNPPAQVRAALESHPKFQPFHDVKDEDLAISVRIITRPAAERICRAAFDYARKFGYKSVTICEKPNVLRETSGMMEEVAKQVARDYPSIPLWSTNIDAQTMWLTKNPEDYGVVVASNLFGDVISDAFAGLIGGLGFAASGNIGREVAVFEPTHGSAPKYAELDPPIVNPIAMILSAAMMLEHVGEIEKAHLVRAAIAEVVKQGKVRTYDMMRISGGPKAISRGASSTTEMTDAVLRALETVKLPETVAAAR; encoded by the coding sequence ATGCCTAAATACACCGTCGTTACCATGCCGGGCGATGGCATCGGCAACCAGGTTCTACCCGAAGCGGTTCGTGTGCTGCACGCCATCGGTTTCGACGCCGACTACGTTCACGCCGACATCGGCTGGGATTGCTGGATCAACGAAGGCAACGCCCTGCCCCAGCGCACCATTGATCTGCTGGGGAAACACAAGCTAGGTTTGTTCGGCGCCATCACCTCCAAGCCCAAGCGCGAAGCCGACGCCGAGCTCAAGCCTCAGCTGCGCGGCAAAGGCCTCACCTACTACAGCCCCATCGTGACCATGCGCCAGCGCTTCGGTCTCGATATCTGCATTCGCCCCTGCATCGGATTTCCCGGCAATCCTCTGAACTTCATCCGCAAGAAGCCCGGCGGTGGCTACGAGGAACCACACGTCAACGTGGTTGTCTTCCGCCAGAACACCGAGGGCCTCTACGCCGGCGTGGAATGGACCAATCCGCCCGCGCAGGTACGGGCGGCTCTCGAGAGCCATCCCAAATTTCAGCCTTTCCACGACGTAAAAGACGAGGACCTCGCGATCTCGGTGCGCATTATCACGCGCCCTGCCGCGGAGCGCATCTGCCGCGCCGCTTTTGATTACGCCAGGAAATTCGGCTACAAGAGCGTGACCATCTGCGAGAAGCCCAATGTGCTGCGCGAAACCAGCGGCATGATGGAAGAAGTCGCAAAGCAGGTAGCCCGGGATTACCCCTCAATTCCGCTGTGGTCCACCAATATCGACGCCCAAACCATGTGGCTCACCAAGAATCCGGAAGACTACGGGGTAGTCGTCGCCAGCAATCTCTTCGGCGATGTCATTTCCGACGCTTTTGCCGGATTGATCGGCGGATTGGGATTCGCCGCCTCGGGTAACATCGGCCGCGAAGTCGCGGTCTTTGAGCCCACCCACGGCTCAGCTCCGAAGTACGCGGAGCTGGACCCGCCCATCGTTAATCCCATCGCCATGATTCTCTCCGCCGCCATGATGCTCGAGCATGTGGGCGAGATCGAAAAGGCTCACTTGGTGCGCGCTGCTATCGCCGAGGTCGTCAAGCAGGGCAAAGTGCGAACCTACGATATGATGCGCATCTCCGGCGGCCCGAAAGCCATCAGCCGGGGCGCATCCAGCACCACCGAGATGACCGACGCCGTCCTGCGTGCGCTTGAAACCGTGAAACTGCCCGAAACCGTCGCCGCTGCGAGATAG